A region from the Lentisphaera profundi genome encodes:
- the nrfD gene encoding NrfD/PsrC family molybdoenzyme membrane anchor subunit, giving the protein MIDMTLNPNADNPAQRTPLVQGGMDFKDVSHAVCDISERKTPKIWFLCLLASLSCLGLLKTAIIYLIWEGTGIWGLNNPTYWGWAIVNFVFWVGIGHAGTLISAILFLLRQDWRTGVNRFAEAMTLMAVACAGVFPGIHIGRVWCAYWLFPVPNQMTLWPNFHSPLLWDVFAVSTYATVSLLFWYVGLIPDVATMRDRAKTKYRKIAYGVLALGWTGANKHWQRYEKAYAILAALATPLVLSVHTIVSFDFTVSNLPGWHTTIFPPYFVAGAVFSGFAMVITLMTVVRHIYKLENIITIRHLENMCKIILLTGTLVGYAYAIEFFIAWYSGVEYESYAFINRAFGQYGWAYFIMIGCNVISPQFFWFKWCRTNVIFMFVISIFVNIGMWFERFVITMTLSNDFLPSSWDYYAPTIWDISTFVGSFGLFFTLLLLFLRFLPIVAISEVKNCIPEADPHHGDHH; this is encoded by the coding sequence ATGATTGATATGACTCTAAATCCTAACGCTGATAATCCTGCCCAAAGAACTCCACTCGTTCAGGGTGGCATGGATTTCAAAGATGTATCACATGCAGTTTGTGATATCTCTGAGCGTAAAACGCCAAAAATTTGGTTCCTATGCCTACTCGCATCACTCAGTTGCCTTGGCTTACTCAAAACCGCTATCATTTATCTCATCTGGGAAGGCACTGGTATTTGGGGACTCAATAACCCAACATACTGGGGCTGGGCAATTGTAAACTTTGTATTCTGGGTTGGCATTGGCCATGCGGGTACACTTATTTCCGCAATTCTTTTCCTTCTCCGTCAAGATTGGAGAACGGGGGTGAACCGATTCGCAGAAGCCATGACCTTAATGGCCGTCGCTTGTGCGGGGGTTTTTCCTGGCATTCACATTGGTCGTGTTTGGTGTGCTTACTGGCTCTTTCCAGTTCCCAACCAAATGACTCTGTGGCCTAACTTCCACTCACCCTTACTTTGGGATGTATTTGCTGTATCAACTTATGCGACAGTATCACTCCTCTTCTGGTACGTAGGACTTATTCCAGATGTAGCGACAATGCGTGACCGCGCTAAAACTAAGTATCGTAAAATCGCTTACGGCGTTTTAGCACTAGGTTGGACAGGTGCTAATAAGCATTGGCAGCGTTATGAAAAAGCTTATGCAATTCTTGCGGCACTCGCAACTCCACTTGTACTTTCTGTACACACAATCGTATCATTTGACTTTACAGTCTCAAATCTTCCTGGCTGGCACACGACGATCTTCCCTCCTTACTTTGTAGCGGGCGCAGTATTCTCCGGTTTTGCCATGGTTATTACACTTATGACTGTTGTACGACATATCTATAAGCTCGAAAACATCATCACCATTCGCCACCTTGAGAACATGTGTAAAATCATTCTTCTTACGGGTACGCTTGTTGGTTATGCATACGCCATCGAATTCTTCATTGCTTGGTACTCAGGCGTAGAATACGAATCATATGCATTCATCAACCGTGCTTTCGGTCAATATGGCTGGGCCTACTTTATCATGATTGGCTGTAACGTTATTTCACCGCAGTTCTTCTGGTTCAAGTGGTGCCGTACAAATGTTATTTTCATGTTCGTCATCTCAATCTTTGTTAATATTGGTATGTGGTTCGAACGTTTCGTGATTACCATGACTCTTAGTAATGACTTCTTACCATCAAGCTGGGATTACTACGCACCTACAATCTGGGACATCAGTACTTTTGTCGGTAGCTTCGGTTTATTCTTCACTTTACTCTTATTGTTCCTCCGCTTCTTACCAATTGTTGCCATCTCTGAGGTTAAGAATTGTATCCCGGAAGCTGATCCACATCACGGAGACCACCACTAA
- a CDS encoding TAT-variant-translocated molybdopterin oxidoreductase: MSQIDSNRGKHYWRSLDELAESPEFKEHLEREFPEGASELGSFSRRGFMKIMAASMTLAGAGGLTSCRRPEEKILPYASAPEGLIPGKARFYATAIPRTSGSLGILAKSHEGRPTKIDGLPGHPANGEKTDKHAQADLLSLYDPFRLQYVKYVENGKVLNGADEEQGMTPLYRKHIKDSWTKLGEELAKLDAKLSKGESIAILSPAVTSKSEEDVRDALSKKYSAAQFFTWEVLNENNATHALKVLTGKKANDLQANYSLVNAEAIVAVNADFMMTGRDSLRLSKEFADARRVEVAKGDQDALAKSSINRLYSIEANFSVTGSNSDHRYRLAESATFEFMIALSKELSKHIKLEAAVRNFIEGFESKYDFAKDALTTTKTSAEFISSIASDLAALKKAGKNSVILVGDDQSVAVQILGFLLNDALGNNGKTLTFTERAAKVSDKSLEELSTIITEGKIKDLLILGGNPAYDAPADLKFAEKIATINTLHLTSHFNETSIASKVAIPKAHFLEYWGDTRSANGSDNIIQPLIAPLFGAVSDAELLAQLIQSKKQKGIELVKATYSLEGDAWEKAVHGSLLPNTAYKTTSVSLDASKAIANLEAVEVYKSGFELVFKADYSLLDGSYNNNGWMQEFPDPITKLTWDNAALLSFKTANDLGVQNGDYLNVNGEKIPAWIVPGIADKTAVVSLGYGRTTTGPVGTGAGFNAYKLRNANSLTWTKADITKASGTYELASTQDHWAMEGRDLVKDDNITDFKKNIAIFDNQFDPNGESIIPDRPEWNKEGSYQWAMVVDLNACNGCGTCTISCQAENNISVVGKERVLKGREMHWIRMDRYFFSGYDTAKGAFMPDQLRSDYDDKDLQVEGAYHQPIPCMHCEKAPCELVCPVAATVHNEEGLNDMAYNRCIGTRYCGNNCPYKVRRFNFFQYQENFKDKRYEVQKMVHNPNVTVRSRGVMEKCTYCVQRINEAKIDAKVELGGRLETDSFTAACAQSCPTDAITFGDQNDPKSKVSKMQNETRNYVLLPELNARPRTSFLGRLKNRNSELG; the protein is encoded by the coding sequence ATGTCACAGATAGACTCCAATCGAGGAAAACATTACTGGCGCAGTTTAGATGAACTCGCCGAGAGCCCAGAATTCAAAGAACATTTGGAAAGAGAATTTCCAGAAGGTGCATCCGAGCTAGGATCCTTCAGTCGTCGTGGCTTTATGAAAATCATGGCCGCAAGTATGACTCTTGCTGGTGCTGGTGGACTTACTAGCTGCAGAAGACCCGAAGAAAAAATCCTTCCTTACGCAAGCGCTCCCGAGGGTTTAATCCCTGGTAAAGCAAGATTCTATGCCACTGCTATCCCGCGTACAAGCGGATCTTTAGGTATACTTGCTAAAAGCCATGAAGGTCGCCCTACTAAAATCGACGGTCTTCCAGGGCACCCTGCGAACGGCGAAAAAACAGATAAGCATGCTCAAGCAGACCTGCTCAGCCTTTATGACCCATTCCGCCTCCAATACGTAAAGTATGTAGAGAATGGCAAAGTCCTTAACGGTGCTGACGAAGAACAGGGCATGACTCCTCTCTACAGAAAGCATATCAAGGATAGCTGGACGAAACTTGGCGAAGAACTCGCTAAACTTGACGCTAAACTTAGCAAAGGCGAAAGCATTGCCATCCTCTCCCCTGCAGTTACTTCTAAAAGTGAAGAAGACGTTCGTGATGCCCTAAGTAAAAAATACTCTGCAGCACAATTTTTCACTTGGGAAGTTCTCAATGAAAATAACGCGACTCACGCACTTAAAGTTCTCACAGGCAAAAAAGCGAATGACTTACAAGCTAACTACAGCTTAGTAAACGCTGAAGCCATTGTTGCCGTTAACGCGGACTTCATGATGACTGGCCGTGATTCACTCAGACTCTCAAAAGAATTTGCTGATGCACGCCGTGTTGAAGTCGCTAAAGGCGATCAAGATGCCTTAGCAAAAAGCTCAATCAACCGTCTCTACTCAATCGAAGCAAACTTCTCTGTAACTGGATCAAACTCTGATCACCGTTACCGCTTAGCTGAAAGTGCGACATTTGAATTCATGATTGCATTGAGTAAAGAACTCAGTAAGCATATCAAACTCGAAGCGGCTGTAAGAAACTTCATCGAAGGCTTTGAAAGCAAGTATGACTTTGCGAAAGACGCATTGACAACTACAAAAACTTCCGCTGAATTTATCTCCTCTATTGCAAGTGATTTAGCCGCCCTTAAAAAAGCTGGCAAAAACTCAGTCATTCTAGTTGGCGATGATCAAAGTGTTGCCGTCCAGATTTTAGGCTTCCTACTCAATGATGCCCTTGGCAATAATGGTAAAACTCTAACATTTACAGAGCGCGCAGCTAAAGTAAGTGACAAATCACTTGAAGAACTCAGCACAATTATTACCGAAGGCAAGATCAAAGACCTTCTCATCCTCGGTGGCAACCCAGCTTACGATGCACCTGCTGACCTTAAATTTGCTGAAAAAATAGCGACAATTAATACGCTTCATTTAACGTCTCACTTTAACGAAACGTCTATTGCTTCTAAAGTAGCTATTCCAAAAGCTCACTTCCTAGAATACTGGGGTGACACACGCTCAGCTAACGGCTCTGACAACATTATTCAGCCACTCATTGCTCCTCTTTTTGGCGCCGTAAGTGATGCTGAACTTCTTGCTCAACTCATTCAGAGTAAAAAGCAAAAAGGTATTGAATTAGTCAAGGCCACTTACTCACTCGAAGGAGATGCATGGGAAAAAGCTGTACACGGTAGCCTACTTCCTAATACCGCCTACAAGACAACAAGTGTTTCACTGGATGCCTCTAAAGCAATTGCCAACTTAGAAGCTGTCGAAGTATACAAAAGTGGTTTTGAATTAGTTTTTAAAGCTGATTACAGCCTTCTTGATGGTAGCTACAATAACAATGGCTGGATGCAGGAATTCCCTGACCCGATCACTAAACTCACTTGGGATAACGCGGCACTACTCAGTTTCAAAACTGCCAATGACCTCGGCGTACAAAACGGTGATTACCTCAACGTTAATGGCGAAAAAATCCCAGCTTGGATTGTTCCTGGTATTGCTGATAAAACTGCAGTTGTTAGCCTTGGCTACGGTAGAACCACTACTGGACCTGTAGGAACTGGCGCTGGCTTCAATGCTTATAAACTAAGAAATGCCAATTCTCTTACTTGGACAAAAGCTGACATCACAAAAGCTTCTGGCACTTACGAATTAGCTTCCACTCAGGATCACTGGGCAATGGAAGGTCGTGATTTAGTTAAAGATGATAACATCACCGATTTCAAAAAGAACATTGCTATCTTTGATAACCAATTTGATCCTAACGGCGAATCAATTATTCCTGACCGCCCAGAATGGAACAAAGAAGGCTCTTATCAATGGGCCATGGTCGTCGACCTCAATGCTTGTAATGGTTGCGGTACTTGTACAATTTCATGCCAAGCTGAAAATAATATTTCAGTTGTCGGTAAAGAACGCGTCCTTAAAGGTCGTGAGATGCATTGGATCCGTATGGACCGTTACTTTTTCAGTGGCTATGACACTGCAAAAGGCGCATTTATGCCTGATCAACTCAGAAGTGATTACGATGACAAAGATTTACAGGTTGAGGGTGCTTACCATCAACCAATTCCTTGTATGCATTGCGAAAAAGCTCCTTGCGAACTCGTTTGCCCAGTAGCTGCTACTGTCCACAATGAGGAAGGCTTGAACGACATGGCTTATAACCGTTGTATTGGCACTCGTTACTGCGGTAATAACTGTCCATACAAAGTAAGACGTTTCAATTTCTTCCAATACCAAGAAAATTTCAAAGACAAGCGCTATGAAGTACAGAAAATGGTTCATAACCCTAACGTGACAGTTCGTTCACGCGGTGTAATGGAAAAATGTACTTACTGTGTTCAACGTATCAACGAAGCAAAAATTGATGCTAAAGTTGAACTCGGTGGCAGACTTGAAACTGATTCATTCACGGCCGCTTGTGCGCAATCTTGCCCTACTGATGCAATTACTTTTGGTGATCAAAATGATCCAAAATCAAAAGTATCCAAAATGCAGAATGAGACAAGAAACTACGTTCTCCTCCCCGAGCTTAATGCACGTCCTCGTACGAGCTTCCTCGGTAGACTTAAAAATAGAAATTCTGAACTAGGATAA
- a CDS encoding cytochrome c3 family protein, with protein MKTIFPKGIDKIKPVIFLTAGFTIVTIALIVNFYFTDKNLTVGYRPEQPIPFSHKLHAGEMGLDCRYCHINVEKSPHASVPHSDICWNCHSKVKTDSPKLQILANIQKDTIIKKHVIDHKFDKKGATVINEEIENPHKGAAIPWIKIHKLPEYAYFDHSVHIRAGVSCVECHGRIDQMEVVKQVNSLSMGWCLDCHKDHEKHIRPDSVRITDLAWTWDDSGLNKEDELKKIKETKNLNPPIMGCSACHR; from the coding sequence TTGAAGACCATATTCCCTAAGGGCATCGACAAGATCAAACCTGTTATTTTTTTAACAGCTGGTTTTACGATTGTCACTATTGCACTCATAGTTAACTTTTACTTCACGGACAAAAATCTCACTGTAGGTTACCGTCCAGAACAACCGATCCCCTTCTCACATAAACTTCACGCAGGTGAAATGGGTCTAGACTGTCGTTACTGCCATATTAACGTAGAGAAATCCCCTCACGCATCAGTTCCTCATTCAGACATTTGCTGGAATTGCCACAGTAAAGTCAAAACTGATAGCCCTAAACTTCAAATACTTGCAAACATCCAAAAAGATACAATCATTAAGAAACATGTGATTGATCACAAATTTGACAAGAAAGGCGCCACAGTAATTAATGAAGAAATAGAGAACCCACATAAGGGTGCTGCTATTCCGTGGATCAAAATTCACAAACTTCCTGAATATGCTTACTTCGATCACTCAGTGCATATTCGCGCTGGTGTAAGCTGCGTAGAATGCCATGGTCGTATCGATCAAATGGAAGTGGTAAAACAAGTTAATTCGCTCAGCATGGGATGGTGCTTAGATTGCCATAAAGACCATGAAAAACACATCCGTCCAGATAGCGTAAGAATTACCGATTTAGCGTGGACATGGGATGACTCTGGCCTCAACAAAGAAGATGAGCTGAAAAAAATCAAAGAAACGAAAAACCTCAACCCTCCAATTATGGGATGCAGCGCATGTCACAGATAG
- the floA gene encoding flotillin-like protein FloA (flotillin-like protein involved in membrane lipid rafts), with protein sequence MNIFTFFAASNTVTVAISVIALLVLLVLAFFLFSFFNLYIQAWSSGAYISPLNLVMMRLKSINPKLLTLAYIQSCRAQLEGVSVDNLETHYLSGGDVINVVNALIAANNAGIKIDFKKACAIDLAGRDVFEAVKMSVMPKVIDCPDPAFGRLTIDAVAKDGIQLRVKARVTVKASIEKLIGGAVEDTIIARVGEGIVTTIGSAITHKLVLENPDSISKTVLSKGLDSGTAFEILSIDIADIDVGENIGARLQADQAEADKRVAQAQAEMRRAAAVALEQEMIAKVQEMQAKVVDAEAQVPVAMSAAMRDGNLGILDYYRLENLKADTTMREMIAKDDDSGE encoded by the coding sequence ATGAACATTTTTACATTTTTCGCCGCGAGTAACACTGTTACAGTCGCTATTTCAGTAATTGCTTTACTCGTCCTACTCGTTCTTGCTTTTTTTCTCTTTTCATTTTTCAACCTCTACATTCAAGCATGGTCTTCCGGAGCTTATATAAGTCCACTCAACCTGGTTATGATGAGATTAAAAAGTATCAACCCAAAACTCTTAACGCTCGCCTATATACAATCTTGCCGTGCCCAACTCGAAGGCGTAAGTGTAGATAATCTCGAAACTCACTACTTATCAGGCGGCGATGTTATCAATGTTGTCAATGCACTTATTGCAGCAAACAACGCAGGAATTAAGATCGACTTCAAAAAAGCCTGTGCTATTGACCTCGCAGGACGCGATGTTTTTGAAGCTGTTAAAATGTCAGTAATGCCCAAAGTAATTGACTGTCCAGATCCTGCTTTTGGACGCTTAACCATTGACGCTGTTGCCAAAGACGGTATCCAATTACGCGTTAAAGCACGAGTCACTGTGAAAGCTAGTATCGAAAAACTTATTGGTGGTGCTGTCGAAGACACCATCATTGCACGTGTTGGTGAAGGTATCGTAACTACTATTGGTTCTGCGATAACACACAAATTAGTTTTAGAGAACCCTGACTCAATTTCCAAAACTGTATTGAGCAAAGGCCTCGACAGCGGAACTGCCTTTGAAATTCTCTCCATTGATATTGCCGACATCGACGTTGGTGAAAATATTGGTGCCAGACTCCAAGCAGATCAGGCCGAAGCCGATAAACGCGTGGCTCAAGCACAAGCGGAAATGCGCCGTGCCGCAGCTGTAGCACTCGAGCAAGAGATGATTGCGAAAGTTCAAGAGATGCAAGCGAAAGTTGTTGACGCTGAAGCTCAAGTTCCAGTTGCGATGTCCGCAGCTATGCGTGATGGTAATCTCGGTATCCTTGACTACTACCGCCTCGAAAACCTCAAGGCCGACACCACAATGCGAGAAATGATCGCAAAAGACGACGATAGCGGCGAGTAA
- the ychF gene encoding redox-regulated ATPase YchF, with product MSSLACGIVGLPNVGKSTLFNAITRAGAEAANYPFCTIEPNVGIVPVPDTRVEQLSIIVKPNKVQYATIEFVDIAGLVRGASSGEGRGNQFLENIQHTDAIVQVVRCFDNDDVVHVDGKVDPLSDIETINLELALADLEKVNRNIERLGKKVRSGDKEAVKTIEVLQKVLPALNEGQAIRSVDLNEEEKALIKHYMFITVKDMIYCCNVSEDDLPEMNNEYVQQVRDFAAKENAGVVTICAQIEQEIAQLDKEEAAEFLADVGLEQSGLDRLIKKSYETLGLSTYLTAGEIEVRAWTIPQDCPAPLAAAVIHSDFEKGFIRAEVIAFEDVIEHGGRQGAKEAGKVRVEGKEYLVQDGDVILFLTNAK from the coding sequence ATGTCTAGTTTAGCATGTGGTATTGTCGGCCTACCAAACGTCGGCAAATCAACTCTTTTTAACGCCATCACCCGCGCGGGTGCTGAAGCCGCAAATTACCCTTTTTGTACGATTGAACCCAATGTGGGCATTGTACCCGTTCCCGATACGCGTGTGGAACAACTATCTATCATCGTAAAACCCAATAAAGTCCAGTATGCAACAATTGAGTTTGTTGATATTGCGGGGCTCGTTCGCGGAGCCTCTTCAGGTGAAGGACGCGGCAATCAATTCCTTGAAAATATCCAGCATACTGATGCCATCGTGCAGGTTGTTCGCTGTTTTGACAATGATGATGTTGTCCATGTCGACGGCAAAGTTGATCCTCTTTCCGATATCGAAACTATCAACCTTGAGCTTGCTCTTGCTGATTTAGAGAAAGTGAATCGCAATATCGAACGCCTAGGCAAAAAAGTTCGCAGTGGTGATAAAGAAGCGGTAAAAACAATTGAAGTCCTCCAAAAAGTTCTTCCTGCGCTCAACGAAGGCCAAGCAATTCGTTCGGTAGATTTGAACGAAGAAGAAAAAGCTCTGATCAAGCACTACATGTTCATTACTGTAAAAGATATGATTTACTGCTGTAATGTCTCTGAAGACGACCTGCCTGAAATGAATAATGAGTACGTTCAACAAGTTCGTGATTTCGCTGCCAAAGAAAATGCTGGTGTTGTCACCATCTGTGCTCAAATTGAGCAAGAAATTGCTCAGCTCGACAAAGAAGAAGCCGCTGAATTCCTCGCCGATGTCGGACTCGAACAATCCGGTCTCGATCGCCTTATTAAAAAGAGCTATGAGACTCTCGGCTTAAGTACTTATTTAACTGCAGGGGAGATCGAAGTTCGTGCATGGACAATCCCACAAGATTGCCCAGCTCCACTCGCTGCTGCCGTAATCCATAGTGATTTCGAGAAAGGTTTTATTCGTGCTGAAGTCATTGCTTTTGAAGACGTTATTGAACACGGTGGACGCCAAGGCGCAAAAGAAGCCGGCAAAGTCCGTGTTGAAGGCAAAGAATACTTAGTGCAAGATGGCGATGTCATCCTCTTTTTGACCAACGCTAAATAA
- a CDS encoding tRNA dihydrouridine synthase, which translates to MNNFWQDIKKPGISLAPMEDVTDTIFRQILLEVAQPKNLQVVFSEFISTDGLCHPIGHDKVVHRLIISDVEKKLLKEKNVKIVAQVWGKNPEKFAEAISKHIDPDIFDGVDINMGCPVPKIVKQGGCSALINTPDIAKDLVLAAKSATKLPVSVKTRTGISEHKTEEWISHLLEVEPAAITLHGRTQKQQSEGQASWEEIAKGARVRDQINPDIPFWGNGDVRSIEQAHQLCEEHKLDGAMIGRGVFHNPWIFNTDLLGDNIPEPEEKIALLWRHASLYSAYWGQDKNFLTLRRFFKIYAQGFPGANSFRSQIMVTKKLEEVQALLKSLDLHFD; encoded by the coding sequence ATGAATAATTTTTGGCAAGACATCAAGAAGCCCGGAATCTCCCTAGCACCCATGGAAGATGTGACAGATACGATTTTTCGACAAATCCTTTTAGAAGTCGCTCAGCCAAAAAACCTCCAAGTCGTTTTTTCCGAATTTATTTCCACCGATGGCCTCTGCCACCCCATTGGACATGACAAAGTTGTTCACCGCCTCATTATTTCTGATGTTGAAAAAAAATTACTCAAAGAAAAAAACGTTAAAATAGTGGCTCAAGTCTGGGGCAAGAATCCCGAGAAATTTGCCGAAGCTATTTCAAAACATATTGACCCCGATATCTTTGACGGCGTTGACATCAACATGGGCTGTCCCGTACCCAAAATCGTTAAACAAGGTGGTTGTTCAGCCTTGATCAATACTCCTGACATCGCTAAAGACTTAGTCCTGGCGGCTAAGAGCGCCACGAAACTGCCCGTCAGTGTAAAAACACGAACGGGTATTAGTGAACATAAGACAGAAGAATGGATCTCTCATCTCTTAGAAGTTGAACCCGCTGCCATCACCCTGCACGGGCGTACGCAAAAACAGCAATCCGAAGGGCAAGCTAGCTGGGAAGAAATCGCAAAAGGTGCTCGCGTTCGTGACCAAATCAATCCAGACATTCCCTTTTGGGGCAATGGCGACGTGCGCTCCATTGAGCAAGCTCATCAACTTTGCGAAGAACACAAGCTTGACGGCGCCATGATTGGCCGCGGAGTTTTTCATAATCCCTGGATTTTCAACACGGATCTCTTAGGAGATAATATACCTGAGCCAGAAGAAAAAATTGCCCTACTATGGCGACATGCTTCACTCTATAGCGCTTATTGGGGACAGGACAAAAACTTCCTTACTCTTCGTAGATTCTTCAAAATCTATGCTCAAGGCTTCCCTGGCGCCAATTCCTTCCGCTCACAAATCATGGTCACCAAAAAACTTGAAGAAGTTCAGGCCTTACTCAAGAGTCTCGATCTTCACTTCGATTGA
- a CDS encoding GreA/GreB family elongation factor → MNKNELLKIIIERLQADYSESVNAINETAEIATHEENIAKSKYDTKSIEASYLVEGQLRRNAELEEEITSYQAMRIKTFDQNSRVLLSALIKVEDEDGKIIQFFMGPQAGGMIIDSVQLITPRSPLGQELLGKYVGDEVCVSLDNELKTYKIISLS, encoded by the coding sequence ATGAATAAAAATGAATTACTTAAAATTATTATTGAGCGTTTACAGGCAGATTATAGCGAATCGGTGAACGCGATTAATGAGACTGCTGAGATTGCTACTCATGAAGAGAATATTGCCAAGAGTAAGTACGACACCAAATCTATTGAAGCATCGTACTTAGTTGAGGGACAATTGCGCCGTAATGCCGAACTTGAAGAAGAGATTACTTCTTATCAGGCGATGCGCATTAAAACTTTTGATCAGAACTCAAGGGTGTTACTTTCTGCCTTGATTAAAGTCGAAGATGAAGATGGCAAAATCATTCAATTCTTCATGGGACCACAGGCGGGAGGTATGATCATTGATAGCGTGCAACTTATTACTCCCCGTTCGCCGTTGGGGCAAGAGTTACTTGGCAAGTATGTCGGAGACGAAGTTTGCGTGAGTTTGGATAATGAACTCAAGACATATAAAATCATAAGTTTAAGCTAG